GGATTGTTCCTGCTGGGAATGGCTGTTTCATGTAACAGCACACCTTCTAAAATGGTAACCATCAAAGAAAAAAAGGATGGTAGCTTTGAACTTTTGATCCATGGAAAACCGGTATACATCAAAGGAGTGGGCGGTACGTTTAAGCTGGATATTGCCGCTCAATCCGGAGCCAATGCATTCCGGACCTGGGGAGGATCGGTAGCATCCATCGGCAGGGATCTCGAAAAGGCCCGTGAACATAATATGTATATCATGCAGGGAATTGGTATGACCAAAGATTCCGCATCATACCACAATGAGGAATACAAAAATAAGATGAGGGAATCCGTTAAAGAACTGGCTACCCATTTTAAGGATGATCCCAATATATTTATCTGGTGTATCGGGAATGAAATCGATCTGGGAAACGCCAACAATGAGGTTTCCTGGTCATTTGTGGAGGAACTGGCCGGAATCATCAAATCCATTGATCAAAACCATCTGGTAGGTACGGTTATCGCCCATAATGCAAAGGCTCTGGAATTCATTGCCAGTGTCTGTCCCTCGCTGGATATGATCGGGATCAACAGCTACGGTTCGATCGGGCAGGTAGCTTCCATGGTAGAAAAATCTTCCTATAAGGGTGCTTATATGATCACGGAATGGGGGCCAACCGGATTCTGGGAACGTCAGAAAACATCCTGGGGTGCACCGTTGGAGCAGACCAGTGAAGAGAAAAGGCTGGTATATGAAGAACGGTATACCCAACATATCCGGGGAGCCAAACGTTGCCTGGGTTCATTTGTATTTCTCTGGGGACAAAAAGAGGAACGGACGCCCACCTGGTTCAGTATGTTCGTGGAACATAATGTGGAAGGATTACCCCTCAATGGAGAAAAAACACCGATGGTGGAAGCCATGCAACGTGTCTGGAATAACCGGGAACCCGAACAGACGGCTCCGGTGATCAAAGATTTTACAATCAACGGGAAAAAAGCCATAGACAATATTTATATAGCACCTAACGCCTCCTTCACAGGAAAAGTGAATGCTACGGACAAGGAAGGTGACCGGCTCACTTATGTCTGGGAGGTATTAAAAGAAGCAACTGTGCTTGGATTCGGAGGATCTTATGAACCTCGTCCTGATAGGATCGGGGTGGTGGTTACAACAGAGGTCGATCAGGTGGAGCTCAGGATAAAAGAAGAAGGTAATTACC
Above is a window of Bacteroidales bacterium DNA encoding:
- a CDS encoding beta-galactosidase, translated to MAVSCNSTPSKMVTIKEKKDGSFELLIHGKPVYIKGVGGTFKLDIAAQSGANAFRTWGGSVASIGRDLEKAREHNMYIMQGIGMTKDSASYHNEEYKNKMRESVKELATHFKDDPNIFIWCIGNEIDLGNANNEVSWSFVEELAGIIKSIDQNHLVGTVIAHNAKALEFIASVCPSLDMIGINSYGSIGQVASMVEKSSYKGAYMITEWGPTGFWERQKTSWGAPLEQTSEEKRLVYEERYTQHIRGAKRCLGSFVFLWGQKEERTPTWFSMFVEHNVEGLPLNGEKTPMVEAMQRVWNNREPEQTAPVIKDFTINGKKAIDNIYIAPNASFTGKVNATDKEGDRLTYVWEVLKEATVLGFGGSYEPRPDRIGVVVTTEVDQVELRIKEEGNYRLYVYVLDGTGFVATVNAPFQVKR